A window of Chloracidobacterium sp. N contains these coding sequences:
- a CDS encoding PolC-type DNA polymerase III — MPDVLPGPSFLLKTLRARLSAARGVVSLTDLGRELLRAPRAAPELVRRVLLPVLAQLPEAVLEGDDGLRWQPLPTAAPEATASLLECRFAVVDVETTGRRAEQERITEVACVTIERGRITETFASLVNPGVPIPPLITALTGISDELVATAPPFAAIAAEMRQRLSQTVFVAHHASFDRKFLTAELRRADETFVWTAPTLCTVQLARQLVPGLDNYRLDTVTAHFRISNPARHRASGDALATAQLFLRLLERLIEQDIVVVEAVTALLAKQKRTGRRRRPLPGEDRHHE, encoded by the coding sequence ATGCCTGACGTTCTGCCCGGCCCTTCGTTTTTGCTGAAAACACTGCGCGCCCGGTTGTCGGCGGCCCGTGGGGTGGTGTCGCTGACCGATCTGGGGCGCGAGTTGCTCCGGGCGCCACGGGCGGCACCGGAACTCGTGCGGCGGGTGCTGTTGCCGGTGCTGGCCCAGTTGCCGGAGGCTGTGCTGGAAGGGGACGACGGTCTGCGCTGGCAACCGCTGCCGACCGCGGCCCCGGAAGCGACGGCGTCCCTGCTGGAATGCCGGTTTGCCGTCGTGGATGTGGAGACGACCGGACGCCGCGCGGAGCAGGAGCGCATCACCGAAGTGGCCTGTGTCACCATCGAGCGCGGCCGGATCACCGAAACCTTTGCGAGTCTGGTCAATCCCGGTGTGCCCATTCCGCCGCTGATTACGGCCCTGACCGGTATCAGCGACGAACTCGTGGCCACAGCGCCACCCTTTGCGGCCATTGCCGCTGAAATGCGGCAGCGGCTGAGCCAGACGGTTTTCGTTGCGCACCATGCCAGCTTCGACCGTAAATTTCTGACGGCTGAACTCAGGCGCGCCGATGAAACCTTCGTGTGGACGGCGCCCACGTTGTGTACGGTACAACTGGCGCGGCAGCTCGTTCCCGGTCTGGACAATTACCGGCTCGATACCGTCACCGCCCATTTTCGGATTTCCAATCCGGCCCGCCACCGTGCATCGGGAGACGCCCTTGCGACGGCCCAGCTTTTCCTGCGATTGTTGGAGCGGCTGATAGAACAGGACATCGTGGTGGTTGAAGCCGTGACCGCCCTTCTGGCAAAGCAGAAGCGAACGGGCAGACGGCGGCGGCCATTGCCCGGCGAGGACAGACACCATGAATGA
- the bcp gene encoding thioredoxin-dependent thiol peroxidase: protein MTSSTARLTVGDPAPPFALSDATGQTVRLADFAGQRVVLYFYPRDNTPGCTREACAFNAVRDELAAHKAQVIGISPDSVTSHEKFAAKFELAFPLLSDPEHVVAEQYGVWQEKKNYGRTYFGIVRTTFIIDEQGRIARIFPNVKVEGHAAQVLRALAEMDQKAKPE, encoded by the coding sequence ATGACTTCTTCCACAGCACGGTTGACAGTTGGTGATCCGGCGCCCCCCTTTGCTTTGAGCGACGCCACGGGGCAAACGGTCAGACTCGCGGATTTTGCCGGGCAGCGGGTGGTGCTGTACTTCTACCCACGTGACAACACCCCCGGCTGCACCAGGGAAGCCTGCGCCTTCAACGCTGTCCGCGACGAGCTTGCCGCGCACAAGGCCCAGGTCATTGGCATCAGCCCGGACAGCGTCACTTCGCACGAAAAGTTTGCCGCGAAGTTCGAGCTGGCATTTCCCTTGCTGTCTGATCCCGAACACGTCGTGGCCGAACAGTACGGCGTCTGGCAGGAAAAGAAAAACTACGGCAGGACGTACTTTGGCATTGTCCGCACCACGTTCATCATTGACGAGCAGGGACGGATTGCCCGCATCTTTCCCAACGTCAAGGTTGAAGGTCACGCGGCGCAGGTGCTGCGGGCGCTGGCCGAAATGGATCAGAAGGCGAAGCCGGAGTAA
- the plsX gene encoding phosphate acyltransferase PlsX, with amino-acid sequence MLQIALDAMGGDHAPAPEIEGALLAARQLGVKVLLVGQPDRLHPALQEAGWTTEPIEILPAREVVAMDETARQSIRTKRDSSLRVGIEALRQGLAVGFVSAGNTGAIVAAATLWLGTIPGIARPALATVLPTLSGRGTLLLDIGANADCKPAMLDQFAVMGAAYVEQILGVERPRVGLLSIGEESIKGNALTREAHALLCQHAPQRHFTFVGNVEGKDIYTGAVDVTVCDGFTGNIVLKTSEGLATALLTMLQEAWRQSAPPARDALAGLQQVRSRFDYAEYGGALLLGVPQPVIVAHGRSTGRAIYNAIRVAQEAHLRRLSHQIAADPAVVAMLHHPHHNGVAQDLSGLA; translated from the coding sequence ATGTTGCAAATTGCTCTCGATGCCATGGGCGGAGACCATGCCCCGGCACCGGAAATCGAAGGGGCGCTGCTGGCAGCCCGCCAGCTTGGCGTCAAGGTGCTGCTGGTTGGCCAGCCGGACCGGCTGCATCCGGCCCTTCAGGAGGCTGGCTGGACGACCGAACCCATTGAAATTCTGCCGGCCCGTGAGGTCGTCGCCATGGATGAAACCGCCCGGCAGTCCATCCGTACCAAACGCGACTCGTCCCTGCGCGTCGGGATCGAGGCGCTCCGGCAGGGGTTGGCGGTTGGTTTCGTCAGCGCCGGAAACACCGGCGCCATCGTGGCGGCAGCCACCCTGTGGCTGGGCACCATACCCGGTATTGCGCGTCCGGCGCTGGCCACGGTTCTCCCGACGTTATCCGGGCGCGGCACGCTGCTGCTCGACATTGGAGCCAATGCGGATTGCAAGCCCGCCATGCTCGACCAGTTTGCCGTCATGGGCGCGGCCTATGTCGAGCAGATTCTCGGCGTTGAGCGACCGCGGGTGGGACTGCTTTCCATTGGAGAGGAAAGTATCAAGGGCAATGCGCTGACGCGCGAAGCCCACGCCCTGCTGTGCCAGCATGCGCCCCAGCGCCACTTCACCTTCGTGGGCAATGTCGAAGGGAAGGACATCTACACCGGTGCGGTGGATGTCACTGTCTGTGACGGCTTTACGGGAAATATCGTCCTCAAGACCAGCGAAGGGCTGGCAACGGCCCTGCTGACCATGCTTCAGGAAGCGTGGCGTCAGTCAGCGCCGCCCGCGCGGGACGCCCTGGCTGGCCTGCAGCAGGTGCGCTCCCGGTTCGACTATGCGGAATATGGCGGGGCGCTTCTGCTGGGCGTGCCGCAGCCGGTCATCGTGGCCCACGGCCGCTCCACCGGGCGTGCCATCTACAATGCCATTCGGGTGGCGCAGGAAGCGCACCTGCGTCGCCTGAGCCACCAGATTGCTGCTGACCCGGCGGTGGTGGCGATGTTGCACCATCCACACCACAACGGTGTGGCCCAAGACCTCTCTGGACTGGCATGA
- a CDS encoding HD domain-containing protein produces MSKPVKTFTTPKPSSKRLSGKSSSRLSPRARTIRAKTIRDAIHGDMTFSAAEVRLLDTQAMQRLRGIKQLGLSHLVYPSAVHTRFEHSLGACHLAGKIIESLEQRGVHRFTEDERQRIRTVALLHDITHVPFGHTFEDERRIAPRHDADIQRLDTMLSGDLGEELERQGLLTTVRSHLLGETPLARDDDFIRDIFAGTICADLLDYLRRDARFCGLTVDYDDRLLALFTRLGGRLALDLQRHGLFRHDALSEVVHVLRMRYLLTERVYFHHAKIAAGAMLSKALEMAIAAGRFAYAELFALRDDAFLHVLRERAVGLPEVQRLLSALATRQLYKPVFRASRDGLTESELDRLKRQFYENAGGAREQMEAALCDDLGLPAGSVIVYCPSPDMALKEAHVTVQLSEHESAQLSSLAHPEIETLLLRHRQLWRLVVLATPDLGRHAAKRHRILTRCCEARLALPDRTGEGPSSLLFFPASVGK; encoded by the coding sequence TTGTCGAAGCCTGTCAAAACCTTCACCACGCCGAAGCCGTCGTCCAAACGGTTGTCGGGAAAGTCATCCAGCCGCCTTTCGCCGCGCGCCAGAACGATTCGGGCCAAAACGATTCGGGATGCCATCCACGGCGACATGACCTTTTCGGCTGCTGAGGTCCGTCTGCTTGACACCCAAGCGATGCAGCGCCTGCGCGGTATCAAACAGCTTGGATTGAGCCATCTGGTCTATCCTTCGGCGGTGCATACCCGCTTCGAGCATTCCCTGGGAGCCTGTCATCTGGCTGGAAAAATCATTGAGAGCCTTGAACAAAGGGGTGTTCACCGCTTCACCGAGGATGAGCGGCAGCGCATTCGGACGGTGGCTTTGCTGCACGACATCACACATGTGCCCTTTGGTCATACCTTTGAGGATGAGCGACGGATTGCGCCACGCCATGACGCTGACATCCAGCGCCTCGACACCATGCTGTCCGGCGACCTGGGGGAGGAACTGGAGCGGCAGGGGCTGCTGACCACGGTTCGTTCCCACCTTCTGGGCGAAACGCCCCTGGCGCGGGACGACGACTTCATCCGCGACATCTTTGCCGGCACCATCTGCGCCGACCTGCTGGATTATCTCCGCCGGGATGCGCGCTTCTGTGGGCTGACCGTGGATTACGACGACCGCCTGCTGGCGCTGTTCACGCGGTTGGGTGGGCGTTTGGCCCTTGACCTGCAACGCCACGGCCTGTTCCGGCACGATGCCCTTTCGGAAGTCGTCCACGTACTGCGCATGCGCTACCTGCTGACCGAACGGGTGTACTTTCACCACGCAAAAATTGCGGCCGGCGCCATGCTTTCCAAGGCCCTGGAAATGGCCATCGCGGCCGGGCGGTTTGCCTACGCCGAACTGTTTGCGCTCCGCGATGACGCCTTCCTGCATGTGCTTCGGGAGCGGGCGGTGGGCTTGCCGGAGGTCCAGCGGCTCCTGTCGGCCCTGGCGACGCGCCAGCTTTACAAACCCGTTTTCCGGGCGAGCCGGGACGGCCTGACGGAAAGCGAACTCGACCGGCTCAAGCGCCAGTTCTATGAGAATGCCGGGGGCGCCCGGGAGCAGATGGAAGCCGCCCTGTGCGACGACCTGGGACTGCCCGCCGGCAGCGTGATTGTCTATTGCCCCTCGCCGGACATGGCGCTCAAGGAAGCCCACGTCACGGTACAGTTGTCGGAACACGAATCCGCCCAGCTTTCATCACTGGCGCATCCTGAGATTGAAACCCTGCTGCTGCGCCATCGTCAGCTCTGGCGACTGGTGGTGCTGGCGACCCCGGATTTGGGACGCCACGCCGCCAAACGGCACCGCATCCTGACGCGCTGCTGCGAAGCCCGCCTGGCCCTGCCGGACCGGACCGGTGAGGGGCCCTCCAGTCTGCTGTTTTTTCCAGCCAGCGTCGGGAAATAG
- a CDS encoding response regulator yields the protein MRRKVLLADDSLSIQKMFGLYLERCEIDVVTMSNGELAVSRLSTIRPDLILADVFMPGRTGYEVCEYVKQHPDFKHIPVLLLTGKFEPYDEKEARRVRADGHIVKPIAEQEFVSLIRTTLERFPPKPAVTPPPTVTQPVGQTQALGSVPPPATSKEPSATSKEPSGLGTAPPKFHLGGFDPSAEVPPTIKVTPSMLASITPSPKMDDGRLPDLDPLLPLDAPPPPAASATDTTDFILDLPPPEQAPPVLSYPEPPKTLSTPIPRPTFSSLPPPNIGTTTAKLDPSELPELLTTAVPPPPAVKQEPPAAELDSPLELDDAVPPVAAPAVMPEPEATAAATPPATVPDEVTTTPNEAAAPFVVAPFAPLPAASTPDLPAAVTSAEPTAPVLSEPAPSVAAPAETLVGAALPDETPPPSFEPVITPPAQIAQPWEQPKPDEPPITTAFQPQPETSSLPPLTAPLTSQPTGSLLTEPVPPPDFLTGLVSSPTATPPPSERPDVSPESASPLVSFSTLPTATPPPAPVFEVVMEEEPPVRGTDLLPDELVAMRQPSPAVNETAPAAAVSETPSPTATEAAEVSPFTLEVTDRADDIPSAPTEADMPAAVVTTEAVATSLTEVPALEEALEETAPPATDEAAPGASALPAFVPTPLEAAPLEDVGFPAPPTAEAEAIEPGIATPTEEPAVAEEAASLEAPEAPPAEVHSGEVQPEPPVEAAPAMAPMAAPVAEATSAVSPAQTVDWSTFTLPPAVVDEIVRRVVAEISDHVVREIAWEVVPDLAELLIKKHLANGNGRRNADG from the coding sequence ATGCGTCGTAAAGTCTTACTTGCAGACGACAGCCTGAGCATTCAGAAAATGTTCGGGTTGTACCTTGAAAGGTGCGAGATTGACGTCGTTACGATGAGTAACGGCGAGTTGGCCGTTTCAAGACTTTCCACGATACGCCCTGATCTCATTCTGGCGGATGTGTTCATGCCCGGCCGGACCGGCTATGAAGTCTGCGAATACGTCAAGCAGCATCCGGATTTCAAGCACATTCCGGTGCTGCTCCTGACCGGCAAGTTTGAACCTTACGACGAAAAGGAAGCCAGGCGCGTCAGAGCCGATGGGCACATCGTCAAACCGATTGCGGAACAGGAGTTTGTTTCGCTGATTCGGACGACGCTGGAGCGATTCCCGCCGAAACCGGCGGTCACTCCGCCGCCAACCGTCACCCAGCCGGTGGGACAGACCCAAGCACTTGGTTCCGTTCCCCCGCCGGCCACATCGAAAGAGCCTTCGGCCACATCGAAAGAGCCTTCCGGGTTGGGCACAGCACCTCCCAAGTTTCATCTGGGGGGCTTTGATCCGTCGGCCGAAGTACCGCCGACCATCAAAGTCACGCCTTCGATGCTGGCCTCGATAACTCCCTCTCCGAAGATGGACGACGGGCGGCTGCCTGATCTGGACCCGCTCCTGCCGCTCGATGCGCCGCCCCCTCCGGCGGCGTCGGCTACGGATACGACGGATTTCATTCTCGATCTTCCACCGCCGGAACAGGCGCCGCCGGTGCTGAGCTACCCGGAGCCGCCCAAAACCCTTTCGACGCCGATTCCCCGTCCGACATTTTCCTCGCTGCCGCCGCCAAACATCGGCACGACGACGGCCAAACTCGATCCGTCTGAACTGCCCGAACTGCTCACAACGGCTGTGCCGCCCCCGCCGGCCGTGAAACAGGAACCTCCAGCGGCGGAGCTGGATTCCCCCCTGGAACTGGATGACGCCGTACCGCCAGTTGCCGCCCCCGCGGTCATGCCGGAACCGGAAGCGACAGCGGCCGCCACGCCCCCGGCCACAGTGCCGGATGAAGTGACGACAACGCCGAATGAAGCAGCAGCGCCGTTTGTCGTCGCCCCGTTCGCCCCACTGCCGGCAGCGTCAACCCCGGACCTGCCAGCGGCTGTCACGTCTGCCGAGCCAACAGCGCCTGTCCTTTCAGAGCCGGCGCCATCAGTTGCCGCTCCTGCGGAGACACTGGTGGGCGCGGCTTTGCCAGATGAGACACCGCCGCCATCCTTTGAGCCGGTCATCACGCCACCGGCACAGATTGCCCAACCGTGGGAGCAGCCGAAACCCGACGAGCCGCCCATCACCACCGCCTTCCAGCCACAGCCTGAAACCTCGTCCCTGCCCCCACTCACCGCCCCGCTGACAAGCCAGCCTACGGGCAGCCTGCTCACTGAGCCGGTGCCGCCGCCGGACTTTCTGACCGGACTGGTGTCGTCTCCAACGGCGACGCCCCCGCCTTCGGAACGGCCGGACGTTTCTCCGGAGAGCGCCTCTCCCCTGGTCTCCTTCTCCACGCTGCCGACAGCCACGCCGCCCCCGGCTCCGGTGTTTGAGGTCGTCATGGAAGAAGAGCCTCCCGTTCGCGGGACGGATTTGCTTCCTGATGAACTGGTGGCCATGCGGCAGCCGTCACCGGCGGTCAACGAGACTGCCCCCGCCGCAGCGGTTTCGGAAACGCCAAGCCCAACCGCAACGGAAGCGGCTGAGGTGTCACCATTCACGTTGGAAGTCACCGACCGGGCGGACGACATCCCCTCCGCCCCGACGGAAGCGGACATGCCGGCAGCCGTGGTGACAACCGAGGCGGTTGCCACCAGCCTGACCGAGGTTCCAGCCCTTGAGGAGGCCCTGGAGGAAACCGCTCCTCCGGCAACAGACGAAGCGGCCCCAGGGGCTTCTGCCCTACCCGCCTTTGTGCCAACACCACTGGAAGCCGCCCCCCTGGAGGACGTCGGCTTCCCTGCCCCGCCAACGGCCGAAGCCGAGGCCATCGAACCCGGCATTGCAACGCCAACGGAGGAACCGGCCGTGGCCGAAGAGGCAGCTTCCCTTGAAGCGCCTGAAGCGCCGCCGGCCGAAGTTCACTCCGGCGAAGTGCAGCCTGAACCTCCGGTTGAGGCCGCACCCGCCATGGCGCCCATGGCAGCCCCGGTTGCGGAAGCAACGTCTGCCGTGAGCCCGGCGCAAACCGTGGACTGGTCAACGTTCACGCTGCCCCCGGCCGTCGTGGATGAGATTGTCCGGCGCGTGGTGGCTGAAATTTCCGACCACGTTGTGCGCGAAATCGCCTGGGAAGTGGTGCCTGACCTGGCGGAACTGCTCATCAAAAAACACCTTGCCAACGGCAATGGGCGCCGGAACGCCGATGGCTAA
- the rpmF gene encoding 50S ribosomal protein L32 has translation MPNPKRRHSSSRRGKRRAHDALPKLTLVRCPNCGAPRLPHRVCGECGYYRGRQVITIRQKGAEE, from the coding sequence ATGCCGAATCCGAAACGACGCCACTCCTCGTCGCGGCGCGGCAAGCGCCGTGCGCACGATGCCCTGCCGAAACTGACCCTGGTCCGCTGCCCGAACTGTGGTGCGCCCCGCCTGCCGCACCGGGTGTGCGGTGAGTGCGGCTACTACCGTGGCCGTCAGGTGATAACGATTCGTCAAAAAGGGGCTGAAGAGTGA